One window from the genome of Vicinamibacteria bacterium encodes:
- the thrS gene encoding threonine--tRNA ligase — translation MSTALEPPDTTGPSGESKPADSPIEIYRHSSAHLLAAAVTELFPEAQCGIGPPTEEGFFYDFLVAKPFTPENIAAIEKRMGEIIKQDRPIEKKILPKADALALFKSKGQTLKCQLIEEKAGPQVQCYTMGSFIDFCLGPHLPSTGRIKAVKLFPTPSQSYWKGREGNPALQRIHGTSFFTREELTAHLQRLEEAKRRDHRKLGRELDLFSVAEETGAGLILWHPKGGFIRKQIEDFWRDEHLKGGYDLVYTPHIAKLDLWKTSGHTEYYRDSMYAPIEIENVEYQLKPMNCPGHITIYRARPHSYRELPFRFAELGTVYRFERSGVLHGLLRVRGFTQDDAHVFCRPDQLEAELVRVLDFVTMILRTFGFERYDTYLSTRPPKSSGTDEQWQVATAALKKALEVRGLPYTVDPGEGVFYGPKIDIKIRDSLERAWQCSTIQVDFHNPDRFQLEYIGEDGKAHQPIMIHRALLGSLERFFGVLIEHHAGAFPLWLAPVQAVVVPVAERHQDYGRSVADRLRAQGVRVTVDDRNEKMGYKIREAQVQKIPYMLVVGDKEIEAKNVALRHRQAGDLGAADVDALAARIARLAAERALHEETPPSSGGVS, via the coding sequence ATGTCGACCGCGCTGGAGCCACCCGATACCACCGGTCCTTCGGGCGAGAGCAAGCCGGCCGACTCCCCGATCGAGATCTACCGCCACTCCTCGGCCCATCTCTTGGCCGCAGCCGTGACCGAGCTCTTCCCCGAGGCTCAGTGCGGCATCGGCCCGCCCACCGAGGAGGGCTTCTTCTACGACTTCCTGGTGGCCAAGCCCTTCACGCCCGAGAACATCGCGGCCATCGAGAAGCGGATGGGGGAGATCATTAAGCAGGACCGGCCCATCGAGAAGAAGATCCTGCCCAAGGCGGACGCCCTCGCTCTCTTCAAGAGCAAAGGGCAGACCCTGAAGTGCCAGCTCATCGAGGAGAAAGCGGGTCCGCAGGTGCAGTGCTACACGATGGGCAGTTTCATCGACTTCTGCTTGGGCCCACACCTGCCCTCCACCGGGCGCATCAAGGCCGTCAAGCTCTTCCCGACCCCCTCGCAGTCCTATTGGAAGGGCCGGGAGGGGAACCCCGCCCTCCAGCGCATCCACGGAACCAGCTTCTTTACCCGGGAAGAGCTGACCGCGCACCTGCAGCGGCTGGAGGAGGCCAAGCGACGCGACCACCGCAAGCTCGGCCGCGAACTCGACCTCTTCTCGGTCGCGGAAGAGACGGGGGCGGGGCTCATCCTCTGGCACCCCAAAGGCGGTTTCATCCGCAAGCAGATAGAAGACTTCTGGCGGGACGAGCACCTCAAGGGGGGATACGACCTCGTCTATACCCCCCACATAGCCAAGCTCGACCTTTGGAAGACCAGCGGCCACACCGAGTACTACCGGGACTCCATGTACGCCCCCATCGAGATCGAAAACGTGGAGTACCAGCTGAAGCCCATGAACTGCCCCGGGCACATCACGATCTATCGGGCCCGCCCCCACAGCTACCGTGAGCTGCCTTTTCGCTTCGCGGAGCTCGGCACGGTCTACCGTTTCGAACGCTCGGGGGTGCTGCACGGCCTCTTGCGGGTGCGGGGCTTCACCCAGGACGACGCCCACGTGTTCTGCCGCCCGGACCAGCTGGAGGCGGAACTGGTGCGGGTGTTGGACTTCGTGACCATGATCCTGCGCACCTTCGGCTTCGAGCGCTACGACACCTACCTCTCCACCAGGCCGCCGAAATCGAGCGGCACCGACGAGCAGTGGCAAGTCGCCACCGCCGCCCTGAAGAAAGCGCTGGAGGTGCGGGGCCTCCCCTACACCGTGGACCCCGGGGAGGGGGTCTTCTACGGTCCGAAGATCGACATCAAGATCAGGGACTCGCTGGAGCGGGCCTGGCAGTGCTCCACAATCCAGGTGGACTTCCACAACCCCGACCGCTTCCAGCTCGAGTACATCGGAGAGGACGGCAAGGCCCATCAGCCCATCATGATCCACCGAGCTCTCCTGGGAAGCCTGGAACGGTTCTTCGGCGTTCTCATCGAGCACCACGCGGGGGCCTTCCCCCTCTGGCTGGCCCCCGTGCAGGCGGTGGTGGTGCCGGTGGCCGAGCGTCACCAGGACTATGGGCGCAGCGTGGCCGATCGGCTGCGGGCCCAAGGGGTGCGCGTCACCGTGGACGATCGCAACGAGAAGATGGGCTACAAGATCCGAGAGGCCCAGGTCCAGAAGATTCCCTACATGCTGGTGGTGGGGGACAAGGAGATCGAGGCTAAGAACGTGGCCCTCCGGCACCGTCAGGCGGGGGATCTCGGGGCCGCGGACGTGGACGCCCTGGCCGCACGCATCGCCCGGCTGGCGGCCGAGCGCGCGCTCCACGAGGAAACGCCGCCCTCTTCCGGAGGTGTCTCATAG
- the infC gene encoding translation initiation factor IF-3 encodes MDNKTVRINDRIRAKEIRVIDDDGTQLGIMPPAQALVIAEEKGLDLVEIAATAAPPVCRIMNSGKFFYQQAKRESEARKHQRHIQVKEVKFRPKIDEHDFQFKRRNAERFLLDGNKVKSTVIFRGREMVHNEIGRRILNRLASELTEVALIEVPPRQEGMTMVQILGPKKEAPARPAKAKKALRAPVGEKKEKRKAEPAPSVEAGSKESEK; translated from the coding sequence ATAGACAACAAGACCGTCCGCATCAACGACCGCATCCGCGCCAAGGAGATCCGGGTCATTGACGACGACGGCACCCAGCTCGGGATAATGCCCCCGGCCCAGGCCCTGGTCATCGCCGAGGAGAAGGGTCTGGACCTGGTGGAGATCGCAGCCACCGCCGCCCCGCCCGTCTGCCGGATCATGAACTCGGGGAAGTTCTTCTACCAGCAGGCCAAGCGGGAGTCGGAGGCTCGGAAGCACCAGCGCCACATCCAGGTCAAGGAAGTGAAATTCCGGCCCAAGATCGACGAGCACGATTTCCAATTCAAGCGCCGCAACGCGGAGAGGTTCCTGCTCGACGGCAACAAGGTGAAGTCCACCGTCATCTTCCGGGGCCGGGAGATGGTTCACAACGAGATCGGCCGCCGGATCCTGAACCGGCTGGCCTCGGAGCTGACGGAAGTGGCCCTGATCGAGGTTCCTCCCCGGCAGGAGGGCATGACGATGGTGCAGATCCTGGGGCCCAAGAAGGAGGCCCCGGCCCGGCCGGCAAAGGCAAAGAAGGCCCTCCGGGCGCCGGTCGGAGAGAAAAAGGAAAAGCGGAAGGCGGAACCGGCTCCGAGCGTGGAGGCGGGGAGCAAGGAAAGCGAGAAATGA
- the rpmI gene encoding 50S ribosomal protein L35, with product MRKPKKHLKLKSKRGAVKRFKLTASGKVKRGHAFKRHILTKKATGRKRGLRKSTLVSKAETPSVRRMLLG from the coding sequence ATGAGAAAGCCCAAGAAGCACCTCAAGCTGAAGAGCAAGCGGGGGGCGGTGAAGCGCTTCAAGCTGACCGCGAGCGGAAAGGTCAAGCGCGGCCACGCCTTTAAGCGGCACATCCTCACCAAGAAGGCGACCGGCCGCAAGCGCGGCCTGCGCAAGTCGACCTTGGTCTCGAAGGCGGAGACGCCGAGCGTGCGGAGGATGCTGCTGGGGTAG
- the rplT gene encoding 50S ribosomal protein L20, with amino-acid sequence MPRVKRGSKRRERRKKILGLAKGYFLTKGKLYRSAKESIERAGNFAYVGRRNKKRDFRRLWIIRINAATRLHDLSYSQFIAGLKRAGVDLDRKSLADLAVRDPQGFGRLVESAKAARASA; translated from the coding sequence ATGCCCAGAGTCAAACGGGGAAGCAAGCGCCGGGAGCGACGTAAGAAGATCCTGGGGTTGGCAAAGGGGTACTTCCTCACCAAGGGGAAGCTCTACCGGTCCGCCAAGGAGTCCATCGAGCGCGCGGGAAACTTCGCCTACGTCGGTCGGCGCAACAAGAAGCGGGACTTCCGTCGGCTATGGATCATCCGCATCAACGCGGCCACCCGGCTGCACGATCTCTCCTATAGCCAGTTCATCGCGGGGCTGAAGCGGGCGGGGGTGGACCTCGACCGCAAATCACTCGCCGACCTCGCGGTCCGGGACCCCCAGGGCTTCGGCCGCCTGGTGGAGTCGGCCAAGGCGGCCCGGGCGAGCGCCTGA
- the pheS gene encoding phenylalanine--tRNA ligase subunit alpha, which yields MADSPDDLRGKIHALREEFELALADLRDPSGLQALRDRYLGRKAGSVTTLLKSVGGLPEGARREAGRELNALKADLEARLDAVGSALESRAREEHLRQDRVDITLPGRPLDLGRRHPLSVVQEELEDIFLAMGYEVYGGREVEDDYHCFEALNMPPDHPARDMQDTFYLKGSPGVLLRTHTSSAQIRYMLENPHPPRVRIICPGKVYRRDSDITHSPMFLQVEGLVVGPGISVGDLKGTIEAFLHALFGPGYPLRFRPSYFPYTEPSVETDLRCVVCGGSGCRVCKGTGWLEILGSGMVHPAVFEAVNARLGRVVYDPEEVTGFAFGLGIDRVAMVRHGVDDIRLFYENDLRFLEQFRG from the coding sequence ATGGCTGATTCGCCAGACGACCTGCGGGGAAAAATCCACGCCCTGCGCGAGGAGTTCGAGCTCGCGCTGGCGGACCTGCGGGACCCCTCCGGCCTCCAAGCCCTTCGCGACAGGTACCTCGGCCGCAAGGCGGGGTCCGTGACCACCCTCCTCAAGTCGGTGGGCGGGCTGCCCGAGGGGGCGCGCCGGGAGGCGGGCCGGGAGTTGAACGCCCTCAAGGCCGACTTGGAGGCCCGCTTGGACGCGGTCGGTAGCGCGCTGGAATCGCGCGCGCGCGAGGAGCATCTCCGCCAGGACCGCGTGGACATCACCCTCCCGGGCCGTCCCCTCGACCTCGGCCGGCGGCACCCCCTCTCCGTCGTTCAGGAGGAGCTGGAGGACATCTTCCTGGCTATGGGCTACGAGGTATACGGGGGCCGTGAGGTGGAGGACGACTACCATTGCTTCGAGGCCCTGAACATGCCCCCGGACCACCCCGCCCGGGACATGCAGGACACCTTCTACCTCAAGGGATCGCCCGGCGTTCTTCTGCGCACCCACACCTCGTCCGCCCAAATCCGCTACATGCTGGAAAACCCTCACCCCCCTCGGGTGCGCATCATCTGCCCGGGGAAGGTCTATCGGCGGGACAGCGACATCACCCATTCCCCGATGTTCCTGCAGGTAGAGGGGCTGGTGGTGGGCCCCGGCATCAGCGTGGGCGACCTCAAGGGCACCATCGAGGCCTTCCTGCACGCCCTCTTCGGCCCCGGCTACCCCTTGCGCTTTCGCCCCTCCTACTTTCCCTACACCGAGCCCTCGGTCGAAACGGACCTCCGCTGCGTCGTTTGCGGAGGTTCGGGGTGTCGGGTCTGCAAGGGCACTGGCTGGCTGGAGATTTTGGGCTCGGGTATGGTCCACCCCGCGGTCTTCGAGGCCGTGAACGCCCGCCTGGGCCGGGTGGTCTACGACCCCGAGGAGGTCACGGGCTTCGCCTTCGGGCTGGGCATCGATCGGGTGGCCATGGTGAGGCACGGGGTGGACGACATCCGGCTCTTTTACGAGAACGATCTCCGCTTCCTGGAGCAGTTTCGGGGATGA
- the pheT gene encoding phenylalanine--tRNA ligase subunit beta, whose amino-acid sequence MRVPLSWLKEFVEVPVEAAKLGEDLTLVGLALEGLETIEGDPVLDLDITTNRVDCMNVYGVAREAAVIYDLPLKPLEVGLRESGPPAAEALAVSIEAPDLCPRFCARVLDVRLGPSPAWLRRRLESVGLRPINNVVDLTNYVMMEMGQPSHAFDLARIPDGRLHIRWAREGEGLVTLDGVARTLSRQVGVVSGPRDPLGLAGIMGGASSEVSADTRAVALEAAYWEPRAVRRAARVLGMHTEASHRFERGADPEGPVVATARIVHLLEKIGAGTARPGLVDVVPAPRPRRRTLLRSSTMATLLGTEVPEERARAILRGLGFEIGGREGEGVIVEIPTWRGDVSREADLIEEVGRHHGLQRIPSTLPAGAGLGGLGPGQGRERALRRALVGAGLSEVINYAFVGQGAIPPGPRPPVTLANPLADEKNVLRTSLAVPGLLTNLETNQRQGRHDLRLFELGRIFQPNHVLPVEEQRLAVLLTGAARPRHWGERPLGGEKPRSLDFFDLKGLLEGLFQRLGLEAPVLVGDLERPPFLHPGKSAIVRWRGGDLGFIGALSPGLREARDEVLLAEISLGGVLGAEVAPVRFQALPRFPGVSRDVSFLCPEGLAAAEIEARIRGAGGGLLREAQVVDRYQRPTFPPGYVSLTVSLRYQHPERTLTGEEVQASVEDVIRELRSAGAEIRGE is encoded by the coding sequence ATGAGGGTCCCGCTGTCCTGGCTAAAGGAGTTCGTGGAGGTGCCGGTCGAGGCGGCCAAGCTCGGCGAGGACCTCACCCTGGTCGGCCTGGCTCTGGAGGGCCTGGAGACGATCGAGGGAGACCCGGTGCTGGACCTCGACATCACCACCAACCGCGTGGACTGCATGAACGTCTACGGCGTCGCCCGCGAGGCGGCGGTGATCTACGACCTCCCCTTGAAACCGCTGGAGGTCGGTCTCCGCGAATCGGGACCGCCGGCCGCGGAAGCCCTCGCGGTCTCGATCGAGGCCCCCGACCTCTGCCCCCGGTTCTGTGCGCGGGTGCTCGACGTCCGGCTCGGCCCCTCCCCGGCCTGGCTTCGCCGGCGGCTGGAGTCGGTGGGCCTGCGTCCCATCAACAACGTCGTGGACCTCACGAACTACGTGATGATGGAGATGGGGCAGCCCTCCCACGCCTTCGACCTCGCACGCATCCCCGACGGCCGGCTCCACATTCGCTGGGCCCGCGAGGGGGAGGGGCTCGTCACCCTGGACGGGGTGGCGCGGACCCTCTCCCGGCAGGTGGGGGTGGTGTCCGGGCCCCGAGATCCGCTGGGCCTGGCCGGGATCATGGGCGGTGCCTCCAGCGAGGTCTCGGCCGACACCAGGGCCGTGGCTCTCGAGGCCGCATACTGGGAGCCCCGAGCCGTACGGCGCGCGGCCCGGGTCCTGGGCATGCACACGGAAGCCTCGCACCGGTTCGAGCGGGGGGCGGACCCGGAGGGGCCGGTGGTGGCCACCGCCCGCATCGTCCACCTGCTCGAGAAGATCGGCGCGGGAACCGCGCGCCCGGGGCTCGTGGATGTGGTTCCCGCGCCGCGGCCCCGGCGACGGACCCTCCTCCGGTCGTCGACGATGGCCACCCTCCTCGGGACCGAGGTGCCGGAAGAGCGGGCTCGCGCCATCCTGCGCGGCCTGGGCTTCGAGATCGGGGGACGCGAAGGGGAGGGAGTCATCGTGGAGATCCCGACCTGGCGCGGGGACGTGAGCCGGGAAGCGGACCTGATCGAGGAAGTGGGACGGCACCACGGGTTGCAGAGGATCCCTTCCACCCTACCCGCGGGCGCCGGTCTGGGCGGGCTGGGCCCGGGCCAGGGGCGAGAGCGGGCCCTTCGACGCGCTCTGGTCGGGGCCGGACTCAGCGAGGTCATCAACTATGCGTTCGTGGGGCAGGGGGCGATCCCCCCCGGGCCCCGCCCGCCGGTGACCCTCGCCAACCCCCTGGCCGACGAAAAGAACGTGCTCCGCACGTCCCTCGCCGTCCCTGGCCTCTTGACGAACCTAGAGACGAACCAGCGGCAGGGCAGGCACGATCTGCGGCTTTTCGAGTTGGGGCGCATATTCCAACCCAATCACGTGCTGCCCGTCGAGGAGCAGCGGCTAGCCGTGCTGCTCACGGGCGCCGCCCGCCCCCGTCACTGGGGAGAGAGACCCCTCGGGGGGGAGAAGCCCCGCTCCCTCGACTTCTTCGACCTCAAAGGCCTCCTGGAGGGGCTCTTCCAGCGGTTGGGTCTGGAAGCGCCGGTGCTGGTCGGGGACCTTGAGCGACCGCCGTTCTTGCACCCGGGCAAGAGCGCGATCGTCCGCTGGCGTGGAGGTGACCTGGGCTTTATCGGCGCCCTCAGCCCCGGCCTGCGCGAGGCGCGGGACGAGGTTCTCTTGGCCGAGATCAGCCTCGGGGGGGTCCTGGGGGCGGAAGTCGCCCCCGTTCGTTTCCAGGCCCTGCCACGCTTTCCGGGGGTCAGCCGCGATGTGTCCTTTCTCTGTCCGGAGGGCCTGGCCGCGGCCGAGATCGAGGCGCGCATCCGCGGGGCGGGAGGCGGGCTCCTGCGCGAGGCGCAGGTGGTGGACCGCTACCAGCGTCCAACCTTCCCGCCCGGCTACGTGAGCCTCACCGTGAGCCTCCGTTACCAGCACCCCGAGCGGACTTTGACCGGCGAGGAGGTCCAGGCTTCGGTGGAGGACGTGATCCGGGAGCTGCGGTCCGCAGGGGCCGAGATCCGGGGAGAGTGA
- a CDS encoding cell division protein ZapA, which yields MADKPNLVHVEIFGQTYAVRAGADPGYVERLAAHVDGQMREVSRAAGAVDSMRIAVLAALNLADECFRLRSQLEEAENRARARAAARAEDLARQLAAALGE from the coding sequence ATGGCGGACAAACCGAACCTGGTTCACGTCGAGATCTTCGGTCAGACCTACGCCGTGCGGGCGGGGGCGGACCCCGGATATGTGGAGCGGCTCGCCGCCCACGTGGACGGGCAGATGCGGGAGGTGAGTCGGGCGGCGGGGGCGGTGGACTCCATGCGCATAGCCGTCCTGGCCGCGCTGAACCTGGCCGACGAGTGCTTCCGCCTGCGATCGCAGCTGGAGGAGGCGGAGAACCGGGCGCGGGCGCGCGCGGCGGCCCGGGCCGAAGACCTCGCCCGCCAGCTGGCCGCGGCCCTGGGGGAATGA
- the thiL gene encoding thiamine-phosphate kinase — protein sequence MLQPETPLGEIGERELVRHLQSRIPLGPGVVVGVGDDAAAVEVGPLTLVTADSLVEGVHFRREWSPPRLLGRKALSVNLSDIAAMAGVPRHATVSLCLPPETTLAFVDGLYDGLLERAAETGVNLVGGNLSASGNAIVVDVTLLGEATRIVRRSGAQVGDLVVLTGSLGASVAGLRLLLQGARLDEEGELLATGMWTETSAEAVGHCLRAHLDPRPPLTFARALSERDLVHAAIDVSDGLSGDLQQVCLASEVGATIDGATVPVNRHAAGLERARGGDALSLALNGGEDYELLLAVPPDGLGALRDLAVVWNLPLTVLGEFTSGRDVLLKRGETLAPLPAAAHDHFRSLRSDPPAAGGGG from the coding sequence TTGCTTCAGCCTGAGACCCCGCTGGGCGAGATCGGAGAGCGAGAGCTGGTTCGCCACCTGCAATCGCGCATCCCGCTGGGGCCGGGGGTCGTGGTGGGAGTGGGGGACGACGCGGCGGCGGTGGAAGTGGGGCCCCTCACCCTGGTGACGGCGGACAGCCTGGTCGAGGGCGTTCACTTCCGCCGGGAATGGTCCCCCCCGCGCCTCCTCGGCCGCAAGGCCCTGAGCGTGAATCTCTCGGACATTGCCGCCATGGCCGGCGTCCCCCGGCACGCCACCGTCAGCCTCTGCCTGCCCCCGGAGACCACGCTCGCGTTCGTGGACGGTCTCTACGACGGCTTGCTCGAGCGCGCCGCGGAGACGGGGGTCAATCTGGTGGGCGGGAACCTTTCCGCCAGCGGCAACGCGATCGTGGTGGACGTGACCCTCCTGGGCGAGGCCACGCGCATCGTGCGCCGCTCGGGGGCGCAGGTGGGCGACCTGGTCGTGCTCACGGGCTCCCTCGGTGCTTCCGTGGCAGGTCTCCGCCTGCTTCTGCAGGGGGCTCGCCTGGACGAGGAAGGCGAGCTTCTGGCCACGGGCATGTGGACAGAGACCTCGGCGGAGGCCGTCGGCCACTGTCTGCGCGCCCACCTCGATCCGCGCCCGCCCCTGACCTTCGCCCGCGCTCTTTCCGAGCGGGACTTGGTGCATGCGGCCATCGACGTCTCGGACGGGCTGTCCGGGGATCTCCAGCAGGTCTGCCTGGCCAGCGAGGTGGGCGCGACCATTGACGGGGCCACGGTGCCGGTGAACCGGCACGCGGCGGGACTGGAGCGGGCGCGGGGAGGGGACGCCCTGAGCTTAGCCCTCAACGGCGGGGAGGACTACGAGCTGCTGCTCGCCGTCCCTCCGGATGGGCTGGGCGCGCTCCGGGACCTGGCCGTGGTCTGGAATCTTCCCTTGACCGTGCTCGGGGAGTTCACCTCCGGGCGGGATGTCTTGCTGAAAAGAGGGGAAACGCTGGCTCCCCTGCCCGCGGCAGCGCACGATCATTTCCGCTCCCTTCGATCGGACCCTCCGGCGGCGGGGGGTGGAGGGTGA
- a CDS encoding DUF2062 domain-containing protein, translated as MSRIRHVVQLLVHVDDAPGRVALAFAVGVWIAFFPILGIHTGLALAIAFMFRLSRVAILTGAWINNPWTLGPMYMAGTVLGCSILGVSTEGLEGIDWSLHGRAFYVALLESLRPYVLPFIVGNTVLGLACAVLAYFLLRTILERRRQIAAPAP; from the coding sequence GTGAGCCGCATCCGCCACGTCGTCCAGCTCCTGGTGCACGTCGACGATGCGCCCGGACGCGTGGCCCTAGCCTTCGCGGTCGGCGTCTGGATCGCCTTCTTCCCCATTCTGGGTATCCATACCGGCTTGGCCCTCGCCATCGCCTTCATGTTCCGATTGAGTCGGGTGGCCATCCTGACCGGAGCCTGGATCAACAACCCCTGGACCCTGGGCCCCATGTACATGGCGGGCACAGTCCTCGGCTGCAGCATCCTGGGGGTCTCCACCGAGGGCCTGGAGGGAATCGACTGGAGCCTGCACGGCCGGGCGTTCTACGTCGCCCTCCTCGAGAGCCTGCGACCCTACGTCTTGCCCTTCATCGTCGGCAACACGGTCCTGGGCCTGGCTTGCGCGGTCCTCGCTTACTTCCTCCTGCGTACGATCCTGGAGCGCCGTCGCCAGATCGCGGCCCCTGCGCCCTAG
- the gatA gene encoding Asp-tRNA(Asn)/Glu-tRNA(Gln) amidotransferase subunit GatA, whose product MTEPLWRLTAGEIARRVAARQHSAEEVTRAHLDRLAAVEPKVDAFLQVLADRALGKARDLDAALASGRPAPPLAGVPLAVKDVLDMEGLPTTCGSRILEGYRPPFTATAVARLEAAGAIVVGKTNMDEFAMGSSTENSAYKKTKNPWDPTRVPGGSSGGSAAAVAAGMACLALGTDTGGSIRQPASLCGVVGLKPTYGRVSRYGLVAFASSLDQVGPLARSVEDVARVASLLCGPDPCDATSAERPVPDFVQGLAAGAEGLRVGVPWSFLEQGVEPGVLSSFREALRVLEGVGARVVDVSLPHLPHAIATYYIVATAEASSNLARYDGVRYGLRAPAPDLGRMYGESRDHGFGPEVKRRIILGTFVLSSGYYDAYYLRAQKVRTLIRRDFEQAFGSCDVVATPTTPSPAFRFGEKTEDPLQMYLADIFTVPANLAGVPGLSLPCGPAAGLPVGLQLLGRSFDEATLLRAGHAYQQASPHHRLAPPL is encoded by the coding sequence ATGACGGAGCCGCTCTGGCGCCTCACCGCCGGTGAGATCGCCCGCCGTGTGGCCGCGCGGCAGCACTCCGCGGAAGAGGTGACCCGGGCGCACCTGGATCGGCTGGCCGCGGTCGAGCCCAAGGTGGACGCCTTCCTCCAGGTCCTTGCCGACCGCGCTCTCGGGAAGGCCCGCGACCTCGATGCCGCCCTGGCCTCGGGACGACCGGCGCCCCCCCTGGCGGGGGTACCCCTGGCCGTCAAGGATGTGCTCGACATGGAGGGGCTCCCCACCACCTGTGGCTCCCGGATCCTCGAAGGCTACCGGCCCCCATTTACCGCCACCGCCGTGGCCCGCCTGGAGGCGGCCGGGGCCATCGTGGTGGGCAAGACCAACATGGACGAATTTGCCATGGGGTCGTCCACCGAGAACAGCGCCTACAAAAAGACCAAGAACCCGTGGGATCCGACCCGCGTGCCCGGCGGCTCCTCGGGGGGCTCGGCGGCGGCGGTGGCGGCAGGAATGGCGTGCCTGGCCTTGGGCACCGACACCGGCGGCTCGATTCGCCAGCCCGCTTCCCTTTGCGGGGTGGTCGGCCTCAAGCCCACCTACGGCCGCGTGAGCCGCTACGGGCTCGTCGCCTTCGCCTCCTCCCTGGACCAGGTCGGCCCGCTAGCCCGCAGCGTGGAGGACGTGGCCCGCGTGGCCTCTCTGCTCTGCGGCCCCGACCCCTGTGACGCCACGAGCGCAGAACGGCCGGTTCCCGATTTCGTGCAGGGCCTGGCCGCGGGCGCGGAAGGGCTCCGGGTGGGGGTGCCCTGGAGCTTCCTGGAGCAGGGAGTCGAGCCGGGGGTGCTCTCGTCTTTTCGGGAGGCCTTGCGGGTGCTGGAGGGAGTGGGGGCCCGCGTCGTCGACGTCTCGCTGCCCCACCTCCCCCATGCCATCGCCACCTACTACATCGTGGCCACCGCCGAGGCCTCCAGCAACTTGGCCCGCTACGACGGCGTACGCTACGGCCTCCGCGCCCCTGCCCCCGATCTGGGGAGGATGTACGGCGAGAGCCGCGACCACGGCTTTGGTCCCGAGGTGAAGCGGCGGATCATCCTCGGCACCTTCGTGCTGTCCTCAGGCTACTACGACGCCTATTACCTGCGCGCCCAGAAGGTACGGACCTTGATCCGTCGGGACTTCGAGCAGGCCTTCGGGAGCTGCGACGTGGTGGCCACGCCCACCACCCCCAGCCCCGCCTTCCGCTTCGGGGAGAAGACGGAGGACCCGCTGCAGATGTACTTGGCCGATATCTTCACCGTGCCTGCGAACCTGGCCGGGGTCCCGGGCCTCTCGCTGCCCTGCGGGCCGGCCGCGGGCCTGCCCGTGGGCCTGCAGCTTCTCGGCCGGAGCTTCGACGAGGCCACGCTACTCCGGGCCGGCCACGCCTACCAGCAGGCCAGCCCCCACCATCGGTTGGCCCCGCCGCTCTGA
- the gatC gene encoding Asp-tRNA(Asn)/Glu-tRNA(Gln) amidotransferase subunit GatC, with protein MPRATVETVDHVAKLAHLSLSGEERVLFARQLDQILAYAESIQAIDTSGVEPMSHALTSGGFREDTPRECLPRERVLAAAPDPADGLFRVPRVLGG; from the coding sequence ATGCCGCGGGCCACCGTTGAAACCGTGGACCACGTCGCGAAGCTGGCCCACCTCTCCCTGAGCGGAGAGGAGCGCGTGCTCTTCGCTCGCCAGCTCGACCAGATCCTTGCCTACGCGGAGTCCATCCAGGCCATCGACACCTCGGGTGTCGAGCCCATGAGCCACGCCCTGACATCCGGCGGCTTCCGCGAGGATACCCCCCGCGAGTGCCTGCCTCGGGAACGGGTGCTCGCCGCCGCCCCCGACCCTGCCGACGGCCTCTTCCGGGTCCCCCGGGTCCTCGGCGGATGA
- a CDS encoding YIP1 family protein, with translation MALCPYCAQPLPEPPDQFCPSCGRDLPPSLPPPAAGGTPWERRAQIGIVTALIDTTREVLTGPTAFFRSMPVVGGIGAPLGYGVIVGYIGLVAQALYQAIFRSVLGSGLGSLAGRPEWERLATTLQSGLGLVIQVILGPAILTVGLFLSAGIVHLLLMLLGGARRNFEATFRVACYAEAPALFALLPFCGGIVGIIYRLVLYIIGLAEAHQIGKGTAAAAVLLPILLVCCCCAGGIAIFAGSLAALLSRAAR, from the coding sequence ATGGCTTTGTGTCCCTACTGCGCGCAGCCGCTTCCGGAGCCCCCGGACCAGTTCTGTCCGAGTTGCGGGCGCGACCTGCCCCCCTCGCTGCCGCCACCGGCAGCGGGGGGAACGCCCTGGGAGCGGCGGGCCCAGATCGGCATCGTCACCGCGCTCATCGACACCACGCGGGAGGTGCTCACGGGCCCGACCGCCTTCTTCCGCTCGATGCCCGTGGTGGGGGGCATCGGCGCTCCCCTGGGCTACGGGGTGATCGTGGGTTACATCGGCCTCGTGGCCCAGGCCCTCTATCAGGCCATCTTTCGGAGCGTGCTGGGGAGCGGCCTGGGGAGCCTCGCGGGCCGGCCAGAGTGGGAGCGTCTCGCCACCACCTTGCAGAGCGGGCTCGGCCTGGTTATCCAAGTCATCTTGGGGCCGGCGATCCTGACGGTGGGACTCTTCCTGTCCGCGGGCATCGTCCATCTTCTGCTCATGCTCCTGGGCGGGGCCCGACGGAACTTCGAGGCCACCTTCCGGGTGGCTTGCTACGCGGAGGCCCCCGCCCTCTTCGCGTTGTTGCCCTTCTGCGGCGGCATCGTGGGGATCATCTACCGGCTGGTCCTCTACATCATCGGCCTGGCCGAAGCCCACCAGATCGGCAAGGGGACGGCGGCCGCGGCCGTGCTCCTTCCCATCCTCCTCGTGTGCTGCTGCTGCGCGGGGGGGATCGCGATCTTCGCGGGCAGTCTGGCCGCTCTCCTGAGCCGGGCCGCCCGATGA